A single Paenibacillus kribbensis DNA region contains:
- the arcD gene encoding arginine-ornithine antiporter — MGEEKKLGLFTLTALVVGSMIGGGAFNLASDMAKEAGAGAIMIGWVITGIGMIALGLSFQNLTKKRPDLDGGIFSYAKAGFGNFMGFNSAWGYWVAAWLGNVAYATLLFSSLGYFFSIFDGGQNIASIIGASILLWCVHLLILRGVQSAALINLVTTIAKLVPVFVFIIVGIFAFQLHVFVDGFWGQGGTFNWGAVGSQVKSTMLVTVWVFTGVEGAVVLSGRAKNKSDVGKATVIGLIGTLIVYVLITLLSLGLMQQADIANLKNPAMAYLFESVVGKWGAAFINLGLVVSASGAWLGWTLLASEIPYLAAKDGTFPKWFAKENKNKAPVNSLWITNGLIQLFLLTFIISDKAYHFAFSLASSAILVPYVFSAFYQLKYSLRSNEKGRTLNIVIGTVASIYGIWLVYAAGLNYLLLAMTLYAPGIFIYYKLQKQNNPKQVFTQVELILSVAIAALAVFTIYELVMGNFAI; from the coding sequence GTGGGTGAAGAAAAGAAATTAGGATTATTTACTTTAACAGCTCTTGTTGTCGGTTCGATGATAGGCGGTGGAGCATTTAACCTGGCAAGTGATATGGCCAAAGAAGCCGGAGCCGGAGCGATCATGATTGGGTGGGTGATCACAGGCATCGGAATGATTGCACTTGGATTGTCCTTTCAGAATTTAACTAAAAAAAGGCCGGATTTGGATGGTGGTATTTTTAGTTATGCGAAAGCTGGATTTGGAAATTTTATGGGGTTTAATAGCGCGTGGGGGTATTGGGTAGCCGCATGGCTTGGGAATGTAGCTTACGCAACTTTACTATTTAGTTCATTAGGCTATTTTTTTTCCATTTTTGATGGGGGGCAAAATATAGCATCAATCATTGGTGCGAGCATCTTGCTCTGGTGTGTTCACCTGCTGATTTTACGAGGCGTACAATCGGCAGCGCTTATAAATCTAGTAACTACAATCGCAAAATTAGTACCTGTGTTTGTATTCATTATTGTGGGAATCTTTGCTTTTCAACTCCATGTATTCGTAGACGGATTTTGGGGACAAGGCGGTACTTTTAATTGGGGGGCGGTAGGCAGTCAAGTTAAAAGCACAATGCTTGTAACGGTCTGGGTGTTTACTGGTGTTGAAGGGGCTGTTGTTCTATCTGGCCGTGCAAAAAATAAAAGTGATGTCGGGAAAGCGACAGTCATTGGATTGATCGGAACACTTATTGTTTACGTATTGATTACATTATTATCTCTCGGGCTTATGCAGCAAGCGGATATTGCTAATTTGAAAAATCCAGCTATGGCCTATTTATTTGAAAGTGTTGTTGGAAAATGGGGAGCTGCATTTATTAACCTGGGTTTGGTTGTTTCCGCCTCAGGCGCTTGGCTCGGGTGGACTTTACTTGCATCTGAAATTCCATATTTAGCCGCTAAAGATGGTACATTTCCAAAGTGGTTTGCGAAAGAGAATAAAAATAAAGCTCCTGTAAATTCATTATGGATTACAAATGGTTTAATTCAACTTTTTTTATTAACCTTCATTATTTCGGATAAAGCGTATCATTTTGCGTTTTCTCTAGCATCCTCCGCTATTTTAGTTCCTTATGTGTTTTCAGCATTTTATCAATTGAAGTATAGCTTGCGATCAAACGAAAAAGGTCGAACCCTCAATATAGTCATTGGGACCGTTGCAAGTATTTATGGGATTTGGTTAGTTTATGCGGCTGGGTTAAATTACTTGTTATTAGCAATGACCTTATATGCACCGGGCATTTTTATCTATTATAAGCTGCAAAAGCAAAATAATCCAAAACAAGTATTTACTCAGGTGGAACTGATATTATCTGTTGCTATTGCTGCTTTGGCAGTATTCACAATCTATGAGTTAGTTATGGGGAATTTTGCGATTTAA
- the arcC gene encoding carbamate kinase — MARRKIVVALGGNAIQSVDATAQAQQEALEKTAEQLVKIIENDVDIVIVHGNGPQVGNILLQQKAAESEKTPAMPLDTCGAMSQGMIGYWMGNAIAKVLRKRDINKDVVTIVTRVVVDEKDEAFNNPTKPIGPFYTEDEARKVMKETKVVFKEDAGRGWRRVVPSPTPVSILEYKVIDSLVNDGNIVIAVGGGGIPIIHSHDELTGTEAVIDKDFAAQKLAELVGADTLVILTAVDFVYVNFNKPNQKRLELVTSDELEGYIKEQHFAAGSMLPKIEAAIHFVNTNSERKAIITSLEKVFEALEGKTGTVISKQEGSVHV, encoded by the coding sequence ATGGCACGCAGAAAAATTGTAGTGGCACTAGGCGGAAACGCGATACAATCCGTGGACGCTACGGCACAGGCACAACAAGAAGCATTAGAAAAAACAGCGGAACAACTTGTAAAAATAATAGAAAATGATGTGGATATCGTAATTGTCCATGGGAATGGTCCGCAAGTAGGAAATATTTTATTACAGCAAAAAGCGGCGGAATCAGAAAAAACCCCCGCCATGCCGCTAGATACTTGTGGTGCGATGAGTCAAGGAATGATTGGCTATTGGATGGGAAATGCGATTGCAAAAGTATTGAGAAAACGGGATATAAATAAAGATGTAGTAACAATCGTAACAAGAGTGGTCGTCGATGAAAAAGATGAAGCATTTAATAATCCCACCAAACCAATCGGGCCTTTTTATACAGAGGACGAAGCAAGAAAGGTCATGAAGGAAACAAAAGTGGTATTTAAAGAAGATGCAGGAAGAGGGTGGAGACGAGTTGTACCGTCACCAACACCTGTAAGCATTCTTGAATATAAAGTGATTGATTCTTTGGTGAATGATGGAAATATCGTCATTGCTGTTGGAGGTGGCGGAATTCCGATCATTCATTCTCATGATGAATTGACAGGGACTGAAGCGGTTATTGATAAAGACTTCGCCGCTCAGAAATTAGCTGAATTAGTAGGTGCCGATACGCTTGTCATTTTAACTGCAGTTGATTTTGTGTATGTGAATTTTAATAAGCCCAATCAAAAAAGGTTAGAGCTTGTAACCAGTGATGAATTAGAAGGATATATAAAGGAACAACATTTTGCAGCGGGAAGTATGCTACCCAAAATTGAAGCTGCGATTCATTTTGTGAATACCAATTCAGAACGAAAAGCCATTATTACTTCTTTAGAGAAGGTATTTGAAGCATTAGAAGGAAAAACAGGTACGGTTATTTCTAAACAAGAGGGATCTGTGCATGTATAA
- a CDS encoding Crp/Fnr family transcriptional regulator, translating to MDKRNVMENLKQFNLFADLSEKKLKTLREFVYWRTYKKGQFLFLEGDLRERIYLMLEGFVKLERVNQSGNLLYEDYVKQYSIFPYGGMFTDQRYNYSAEALTDVDVYYIPTAIFEDMLKANPKQLLSVVQQFSLILKLHEHRIQYITIPNAQDRVIQSLNYLRQDLGEQNGEEIVISCPLTTIGISKISGTSRETVSGVLNQLKKDHIITVSGKKIIIHDPTYFEEISI from the coding sequence ATGGATAAAAGGAATGTGATGGAAAATTTAAAGCAGTTTAATTTATTTGCTGATTTATCAGAAAAAAAATTAAAAACCTTAAGAGAGTTTGTCTATTGGCGAACTTATAAGAAGGGTCAATTTTTATTTTTAGAAGGGGACTTAAGGGAGCGAATTTACCTTATGTTAGAGGGCTTTGTAAAGTTAGAGCGGGTCAATCAAAGTGGAAATTTACTATATGAGGACTATGTAAAACAATATTCAATTTTCCCTTATGGCGGTATGTTTACAGATCAAAGATACAATTACTCGGCAGAAGCACTGACAGATGTAGATGTGTATTATATTCCTACAGCGATTTTTGAAGATATGTTGAAAGCCAATCCAAAGCAATTATTATCTGTTGTTCAGCAGTTTTCTTTAATCTTAAAACTTCATGAGCATCGTATACAATATATTACAATCCCCAATGCACAAGATCGGGTAATTCAGTCACTTAATTATTTAAGGCAGGATTTAGGGGAACAAAACGGTGAAGAGATTGTCATTTCGTGTCCACTGACAACAATTGGAATTTCAAAAATATCCGGAACGTCTCGAGAAACGGTTAGCGGTGTGTTAAATCAGTTAAAGAAAGATCATATTATTACCGTTTCAGGTAAAAAAATTATAATACATGACCCAACTTATTTTGAAGAAATCTCTATATGA
- a CDS encoding EndoU domain-containing protein — MSLLSDGIGYESLRFYGPFQPQHIDQLQITRAINDHAYLHISGLLSEKQGAACIGQDMEQEPIVIRQLDDQGQTLGRLFHGVVTQMSVNCVRGVYTFELEAASHSYQMDIKSKRRSYQDIHRTYDDLVTTMIRKYQYGDAIDTVNNYAKLETFVLQYDETDWAFLKRLASRFGSVLVPEVTAASPKVFFGMPEGKQHKVERDVFYRVRKTFHDLDAEKPGEQRAGSYVTYMIKSLQYYPIGDLITLPIGQGKELVVVRAVTQLADGLLRTRYDLQAEQDICYIRYENDLATGISLTGTVLKVQQDFVQIQLDIDPKQDPAKACWFPVATRYVAEEHSGWYDMPEIGEQVELYLPTHHEQDAYVTDSLRQQRHANEQPNVKVWQHVQGSGVEMSEQELTLSTSDGFSITLHEDTGITINSPGDVQVQGGHVKLDAGEELSLEAGTALYLIGGASSMVLDGETDTKAPVIYQEGTVKAPVFVADLPPVPEPPLMSIKAYEAAQSAAKDSSSSQASTPKAKVTSPAELKQANALIGTVSKLLGSIPVMGKVASVMFNTVGGPAGKVAATVLQATASIPVRSKGTPTIGGNSKGSGVHPLKYLAGLALQGLISQYEHEQARQAYYSKWILGKAYTSARHIAYSGGPLELVKNLLKESNAMAHAYQQIPVDLRQRWRANYDSYMAAEKAKVSYNFDEYDKKFMGTMWVLSKNGVTDQKAAQASLAYNEAIKNGEIKLHHEPENVDIFVEQIKAAREGKNYWTGEEIPKWQANAIIISSVFSEFQMVGSLYGAKFGGNIKIPSKSIKVPKSTVKTPGTGITKATSSKPGMSLKTEGTGISKVDPSEQIKQRVLQNIAQSKAAREASKFGEYVKKEKLTLDSIKKRQALEGTGQGGKPVVDKENWLGGLQNTENFKIGTKENGLNHIFDGEILKNGKANGYHYEGMPNSNGKIVGNVDPPNEFGVYQANIEVSGVLKKVKSTFFPKEWSPQQVIDAINEAFRNKEVVKNNVYRGVTSRGMEIEFVLRNDKIISAYPLY, encoded by the coding sequence TTGAGCCTACTATCAGATGGAATCGGCTATGAAAGCCTACGCTTTTATGGTCCCTTTCAGCCACAACACATCGATCAACTTCAAATAACACGTGCCATCAACGACCATGCCTATTTACATATTAGTGGGTTGCTCTCCGAAAAACAGGGAGCAGCCTGTATCGGACAGGATATGGAGCAAGAGCCGATTGTGATTCGGCAGTTGGATGATCAGGGACAAACGCTGGGAAGGCTGTTCCATGGGGTTGTTACACAAATGTCCGTAAATTGTGTACGAGGCGTGTATACGTTTGAGCTGGAGGCCGCTTCCCACTCATACCAGATGGATATTAAGAGTAAAAGGCGCTCCTATCAAGATATTCACCGCACTTATGATGATCTAGTCACTACGATGATACGGAAGTATCAGTACGGAGATGCCATTGATACCGTAAACAACTATGCCAAACTCGAGACATTTGTTTTACAATATGATGAGACCGATTGGGCGTTTTTAAAACGTCTCGCTTCTCGCTTTGGTTCCGTACTTGTGCCAGAGGTAACCGCTGCCTCGCCCAAGGTTTTCTTTGGGATGCCAGAAGGCAAGCAGCATAAGGTGGAGCGGGATGTTTTTTATCGGGTGCGAAAAACATTTCATGACCTGGATGCAGAAAAGCCGGGAGAACAACGTGCTGGCTCTTATGTCACCTATATGATCAAAAGTCTGCAATACTACCCGATAGGCGACCTCATTACGTTACCCATTGGACAAGGCAAAGAGTTGGTCGTCGTTCGAGCAGTGACACAGTTAGCAGATGGCTTACTCCGTACCCGTTACGATCTTCAAGCCGAACAGGATATCTGCTATATCCGGTATGAGAACGATCTAGCCACTGGAATTTCGCTGACAGGAACGGTGCTGAAGGTACAGCAGGATTTTGTACAGATTCAACTGGATATTGACCCCAAGCAAGATCCTGCAAAAGCCTGTTGGTTTCCCGTGGCGACTCGATATGTGGCCGAAGAACATAGCGGTTGGTACGATATGCCTGAGATCGGGGAACAGGTCGAGTTGTATCTGCCTACACACCACGAACAGGATGCCTATGTGACAGATTCGCTACGACAACAACGCCACGCGAATGAACAGCCGAATGTGAAGGTGTGGCAACACGTGCAGGGAAGCGGCGTAGAAATGTCTGAGCAAGAATTGACCCTGTCCACCTCGGATGGATTTTCTATTACACTGCACGAGGATACTGGCATCACCATCAACAGTCCGGGGGATGTACAGGTTCAGGGTGGTCACGTGAAGCTCGATGCAGGTGAGGAACTTTCGCTCGAAGCTGGAACGGCGCTGTATCTGATAGGCGGGGCCAGCAGCATGGTACTGGATGGTGAGACGGATACCAAAGCTCCAGTGATTTATCAGGAAGGAACGGTAAAGGCGCCTGTTTTTGTAGCCGACCTCCCTCCTGTGCCTGAGCCGCCACTGATGAGCATCAAAGCCTATGAAGCAGCTCAGTCAGCAGCCAAGGATTCATCTAGCAGCCAAGCCTCTACCCCTAAAGCAAAAGTCACCAGTCCAGCAGAGCTTAAACAGGCGAATGCCTTGATCGGTACGGTGTCCAAGCTATTAGGCTCCATTCCGGTGATGGGGAAAGTGGCTAGTGTGATGTTTAATACGGTTGGTGGACCCGCAGGTAAAGTAGCGGCAACTGTTTTGCAAGCAACTGCATCGATCCCCGTTCGGAGCAAAGGAACACCTACGATTGGAGGAAACAGCAAGGGGAGCGGAGTTCATCCATTGAAATACTTGGCTGGTTTAGCCCTTCAGGGACTGATTAGTCAATACGAGCATGAGCAAGCAAGACAAGCCTACTATAGCAAGTGGATTTTAGGAAAAGCATATACAAGTGCGCGTCATATAGCGTATTCCGGTGGCCCACTAGAGCTGGTTAAGAACTTGCTAAAAGAGTCTAATGCCATGGCTCATGCGTATCAGCAGATCCCTGTAGATCTAAGACAACGCTGGAGAGCCAATTATGACAGCTACATGGCAGCTGAAAAAGCCAAAGTATCCTATAATTTCGATGAGTATGATAAAAAATTTATGGGTACTATGTGGGTCCTCAGTAAAAATGGAGTTACCGATCAGAAAGCTGCACAAGCTTCTCTTGCCTATAACGAAGCTATCAAAAATGGAGAAATCAAATTACATCACGAACCAGAAAATGTGGATATTTTCGTAGAACAAATTAAAGCAGCAAGAGAAGGAAAGAACTATTGGACAGGAGAAGAAATACCAAAATGGCAGGCAAATGCGATTATTATTAGTAGTGTATTTTCTGAATTTCAGATGGTCGGAAGTTTATACGGTGCTAAATTTGGTGGGAATATAAAGATACCTTCTAAATCAATTAAAGTTCCAAAGTCTACCGTTAAAACTCCGGGGACAGGAATAACAAAAGCTACGTCTTCCAAACCCGGTATGTCGCTTAAAACGGAAGGGACAGGAATAAGTAAAGTAGATCCATCTGAGCAAATAAAACAGCGAGTATTACAAAATATCGCTCAGAGCAAGGCTGCAAGGGAAGCATCCAAGTTTGGGGAATATGTAAAAAAAGAAAAGCTTACTCTTGATTCTATTAAGAAACGACAGGCGTTAGAGGGGACGGGACAAGGTGGTAAACCTGTTGTAGATAAAGAGAATTGGCTCGGGGGTCTACAGAACACAGAAAACTTTAAAATAGGGACTAAAGAAAATGGATTAAACCATATTTTTGATGGCGAAATACTCAAAAATGGAAAGGCCAATGGTTATCATTATGAAGGGATGCCAAACAGTAACGGTAAAATTGTCGGGAATGTCGACCCGCCTAATGAGTTTGGTGTCTATCAAGCCAATATTGAAGTTAGCGGGGTACTAAAGAAAGTTAAATCAACATTTTTTCCTAAAGAGTGGTCACCTCAACAAGTAATAGATGCTATAAATGAAGCTTTTAGGAATAAGGAAGTTGTAAAAAATAACGTTTATAGAGGGGTAACAAGTCGGGGAATGGAAATAGAGTTTGTTTTAAGAAATGATAAGATAATTTCAGCTTATCCATTGTATTAA
- a CDS encoding ABC-three component system protein, with translation MSINIHSAQAPMFGYRFQPLYALLVLWKEAEDDFDEISVETEDDVVLTGEKTRLYQLKHSSTSKSGALTIKNDGFWKTIRIWSSYANSTTHRMYFVTSETVKEDDLLFKLVSNDMDRIAVVRQMVREAQNVIKAREEAIANKAEKLPYEIKIHGCKAFMELTDNQRLSLIEKITIRPNNFNIYDVEKQVIDQLSQMVIKKLRQPIAKRLLEWWDQRLLKQNKINKTELLFQIQSFIAQIQSNNLPDDYSKAFPESVENEIGGYMEKQIDLVNGKFSRKKKAALSRWRARNQREVWIEDDLLNAVELKEYDEMLIELWSGKHEPMKEDLEEDEETEEVCQKKGLELLDWIHDDSHLHINPIRSEWKQHFLIHGSFQQLSEELKVGWHPKYDEMLRES, from the coding sequence ATGTCAATAAATATACATTCTGCTCAAGCCCCTATGTTTGGATATCGATTTCAGCCACTTTATGCGCTTCTCGTATTATGGAAGGAAGCAGAGGATGACTTTGATGAGATAAGTGTCGAAACAGAAGATGACGTTGTTCTAACAGGAGAAAAAACTAGACTATACCAGTTGAAACATAGTTCTACAAGCAAATCAGGAGCATTGACCATAAAAAATGATGGTTTTTGGAAAACAATTCGAATATGGTCATCATATGCTAACTCCACTACTCATAGAATGTACTTTGTTACTAGCGAAACAGTCAAAGAAGATGATCTCTTATTTAAATTGGTCAGTAATGATATGGATAGAATTGCTGTTGTCAGACAAATGGTAAGAGAGGCTCAAAATGTTATTAAGGCAAGGGAAGAAGCGATAGCGAATAAAGCTGAAAAATTGCCATATGAAATCAAGATACACGGGTGTAAGGCTTTTATGGAGTTAACTGATAATCAGAGGCTGTCCTTAATTGAGAAGATAACTATAAGACCAAATAATTTTAATATTTATGATGTGGAAAAGCAAGTTATTGATCAACTTAGCCAAATGGTTATAAAAAAGTTACGTCAACCTATAGCCAAAAGACTGCTTGAATGGTGGGATCAAAGATTATTAAAGCAAAATAAGATCAATAAAACAGAACTGCTATTTCAAATTCAAAGTTTTATTGCTCAAATACAAAGCAATAACTTACCTGATGATTATTCAAAAGCATTTCCAGAGTCAGTAGAAAATGAAATAGGCGGATACATGGAAAAGCAAATTGATTTAGTTAATGGAAAGTTTAGTCGTAAAAAGAAAGCAGCGTTATCAAGGTGGAGAGCTAGAAATCAAAGAGAAGTATGGATAGAAGATGATTTGTTAAATGCAGTTGAGCTTAAAGAATATGACGAAATGCTTATTGAATTGTGGTCAGGTAAACATGAGCCAATGAAAGAGGACTTGGAAGAGGACGAGGAAACAGAAGAAGTGTGCCAAAAGAAAGGTTTAGAACTACTTGATTGGATACATGATGATTCCCATCTGCATATCAATCCAATAAGAAGTGAATGGAAGCAACATTTTCTTATCCACGGATCTTTTCAGCAATTATCGGAAGAATTAAAGGTTGGATGGCACCCTAAATACGATGAAATGTTGAGGGAGAGTTGA
- a CDS encoding three component ABC system middle component, producing the protein MDSIDVFSVTNPALGSLVLWSFLQGYENKQQKGCPFPLVFFPLPLVISKSIRDEFKGTNAETGLYTWITRKQSILVNLDIRINRTSQLTRSAVIFGCANELMNFQPDGTIISRSRGLYKNRLQNSSEEIKQMVNTSRKLGIWFSQIDSTASILNSLGLTL; encoded by the coding sequence ATGGATTCTATAGATGTCTTTTCAGTAACCAATCCTGCACTTGGTTCCTTAGTTCTTTGGTCATTTTTACAAGGGTACGAGAATAAGCAACAAAAAGGGTGTCCGTTTCCGCTTGTTTTCTTCCCACTTCCGCTTGTTATTTCTAAATCAATAAGAGATGAATTTAAAGGAACCAATGCAGAGACGGGGTTATATACGTGGATAACTCGGAAACAAAGTATTTTAGTTAATCTGGATATCAGAATAAATAGAACAAGCCAATTGACAAGAAGCGCAGTAATATTCGGATGCGCTAATGAATTAATGAATTTTCAGCCAGATGGAACGATCATTTCTAGGAGTAGAGGACTGTACAAAAATCGACTACAAAATTCTTCAGAGGAAATAAAGCAAATGGTTAATACCTCTAGAAAGTTAGGGATTTGGTTTTCTCAAATTGATTCTACAGCAAGTATACTAAATAGTTTGGGGTTAACATTATGA
- a CDS encoding DUF3732 domain-containing protein, whose translation MKRWNIYQILFYSNDERKDEITLDLEKVNIITGDSQTGKTALPEIIDYVLGSSECHIPSFVRRSLSWVGLVWKKNENQFAMFRKVPRAPQKSSSEMHYMSGKKLSIPAKSSDIPSTTNLDGALRKFERLVGIGDVKSEVFGSKRDSKSITIRSVMPYLLQDDNIIINKNTLLRGIDDYQKRQTIIDALPYYFGVIDEETLEKEIELKILRKRLKRLEGNITEDEQISGSIKSHSLLTQAAQLGLCDYPSIGATEKDIDRMLTKVAEWTPYSNSNSEEDKLTDLYDQLNMQQNEIISIKKRMNYAKKSLHFANEFESTANNQKRRLDVIDIFRKPIDPISCPLCEQKILEEIQPVKLINQTVKKVQTDLDNVEKERPKLDNYINSLKGMLNSAEDKISLLQNQITALIKENETIEEGLDLKDRRNRLVGSVNFYLNAVSKVTSSVPSSFMGIDRLRERISELSSEIDIESKKEALENVERRISAIAKEIITDLPFESRYQNHPIYLNLRDLKVGVSLPSRIEYMRDVGSDENYLSLHVSIMLAMHRHFAELNRPAPGIILFDQISRPYFPSDDEPEMIEIEEENDNDRKALLQYFDLLFKEVKRGESLQVIVIEHAYFKNHPEYQKAVKRRWKKGIDGLIPIGWPEKD comes from the coding sequence ATGAAACGTTGGAATATTTATCAAATATTATTTTATAGTAATGATGAACGTAAAGATGAAATCACTTTGGATTTGGAAAAGGTAAATATAATAACCGGGGACTCACAGACAGGAAAAACTGCCTTACCTGAAATTATTGACTATGTTCTGGGCTCAAGTGAGTGCCATATTCCTTCCTTCGTGAGAAGAAGTTTATCATGGGTTGGGTTAGTTTGGAAGAAGAATGAAAATCAGTTTGCTATGTTTAGAAAAGTGCCTCGAGCGCCACAAAAATCAAGCAGTGAAATGCACTATATGAGCGGAAAAAAATTATCAATACCAGCGAAATCAAGTGATATTCCTTCAACTACAAACTTAGATGGTGCTCTAAGAAAATTCGAACGTTTAGTTGGTATCGGTGATGTAAAAAGCGAAGTTTTCGGTTCAAAGCGAGATAGTAAATCAATTACTATAAGAAGTGTCATGCCTTATTTACTTCAGGATGATAATATCATTATTAATAAAAACACATTGCTTAGAGGAATTGACGATTATCAAAAACGTCAAACAATTATAGATGCGCTACCTTATTACTTTGGAGTAATCGATGAAGAAACCCTGGAAAAAGAAATTGAACTGAAAATTTTAAGAAAGAGATTAAAACGTTTAGAAGGAAACATTACAGAGGATGAACAGATTTCAGGAAGTATTAAATCCCATTCACTTTTAACTCAAGCGGCGCAATTGGGGCTATGTGATTATCCATCTATAGGAGCAACTGAAAAAGATATTGATAGAATGCTTACTAAGGTAGCTGAATGGACTCCATATTCAAACTCTAATTCTGAGGAAGATAAGTTGACTGATTTATATGACCAATTAAATATGCAACAGAATGAAATAATCTCAATAAAAAAAAGAATGAATTACGCCAAAAAATCGCTACACTTTGCTAATGAGTTTGAAAGTACAGCTAATAACCAAAAAAGACGATTAGACGTTATTGATATATTTAGAAAGCCAATTGATCCTATTTCCTGCCCGCTTTGTGAACAAAAGATTTTGGAGGAAATTCAGCCAGTTAAGCTTATAAATCAAACTGTTAAAAAGGTCCAAACTGATCTTGATAATGTTGAAAAAGAAAGACCAAAACTCGATAATTATATAAACTCTTTAAAAGGGATGTTAAATTCTGCTGAAGACAAAATATCTTTGTTACAAAATCAAATAACAGCTTTGATTAAGGAAAATGAAACAATAGAAGAAGGGCTTGACTTAAAGGACAGAAGAAATAGATTGGTAGGGAGCGTAAACTTCTATCTGAATGCAGTAAGTAAAGTAACTTCTAGCGTTCCTTCATCATTTATGGGGATTGATAGGTTGAGGGAGCGTATAAGTGAGCTAAGCTCAGAAATTGATATTGAATCAAAAAAAGAAGCGCTTGAAAATGTAGAAAGAAGAATTTCTGCCATTGCTAAAGAAATTATTACTGACCTACCATTTGAAAGTAGATACCAGAACCATCCTATTTATTTAAATCTCCGTGATCTTAAGGTAGGTGTTTCACTACCAAGTAGAATTGAATACATGAGAGATGTAGGCTCAGATGAAAATTATTTAAGTCTCCATGTTTCTATTATGCTAGCAATGCATAGGCACTTTGCTGAACTAAATAGACCTGCTCCGGGAATAATTTTATTTGACCAAATTAGTCGTCCATATTTCCCTTCAGATGATGAACCCGAAATGATTGAAATAGAAGAAGAGAATGATAATGATAGAAAGGCACTTTTACAATACTTTGATCTACTCTTCAAAGAAGTAAAGCGGGGTGAATCTTTGCAAGTTATAGTTATCGAACATGCCTATTTTAAAAATCATCCAGAGTATCAGAAAGCAGTTAAAAGACGATGGAAAAAGGGTATTGATGGGTTGATACCAATTGGATGGCCTGAAAAAGATTGA